One Tachypleus tridentatus isolate NWPU-2018 chromosome 3, ASM421037v1, whole genome shotgun sequence DNA window includes the following coding sequences:
- the LOC143247297 gene encoding uncharacterized protein LOC143247297, whose translation MSSTGYYYDPNEHRPTPKTYFSLGVLCCSIGGLVFSIAIILIIIGSSPDEAEAIWIAGIVLLLVGGLLFFMGIGSIGIYLSREDKRKKEREKMAARQYAATIRASSDIVLIE comes from the coding sequence ATGAGTTCCACAGGCTATTATTATGACCCAAACGAACATCGACCCACGCCTAAAACGTATTTCAGTCTAGGAGTCTTGTGTTGCTCCATCGGCGGATTGGTCTTCAGTATTGCTATAATCTTAATTATCATCGGGTCATCTCCTGACGAAGCTGAGGCCATCTGGATAGCAGGTATTGTTCTTCTACTCGTAGGAGGCTTGCTTTTCTTCATGGGTATTGGTTCAATTGGCATCTATCTATCCAGAGAGGACAAGAGAAAGAAGGAACGAGAAAAGATGGCTGCCAGGCAGTACGCTGCTACCATTCGGGCTTCAAGCGATATTGTGCTCATTGAATGA
- the LOC143246106 gene encoding uncharacterized protein LOC143246106, translated as MKFVIIFVSLFHFAFLVNAICDRRLDSEENHRCSQKFAEDLVSAQQEDNEIESYRLQCCAFDRAAFCLREAEQHSECSITDSQMETTLAGFHLQIGEKDCSRYGPETCGAGNVVSAVGLILTALVLSKWVFYY; from the exons ATGAAGTTCGTTATTATTTTTGTCTCGTTGTTTCATTTCG CTTTTCTCGTTAACGCAATATGCGACAGAAGATTAGATTCCGAAGAAAATCACAGGTGTAGCCAAAAGTTCGCAGAAGATTTAGTGTCTGCTCAACAAGAGGATAATGAAATAGAAAGTTACAGATTACAGTGTTG tgctTTTGATAGGGCGGCGTTCTGCTTGAGAGAAGCTGAGCAACATTCAGAATGTTCAATCACAGATAGTCAGATGGAAACAACGTTGGCAGGCTTTCACCTGCAGATTGGAGAAAAAGACTGCAGCCGCTACGGTCCAGAAACTTGTGGTGCCGGAAATGTCGTATCTGCCGTTGGACTAATCCTAACAGCTCTCGTTCTTTCAAAAtgggttttttattattaa